CAAAGATCCTCAAGATGACAgaaacactgctgtttttgaaggACCTACCGCAAAAACACTGGCCAAAGATCCTGGATCGCTTTACTGTTTCTGAGCGGCAAAAAACTAGTCAAAGTTCCTCTATATGGCAGGAgcgcactgctgtttttgacgACCTACTATTaaagtagtcaaagatcctctttaagACAGGATCGCTTTACATCATTATTAAAAAGTTTGCCAAACGTGGTACCATTGAGGACGAAGAGGTCGCCATGTTTGTTCTTGTCTCAATTAACGGCCACCAGGCTAACCTCTCAAGTCAAGTGGCatcctcagcagccatggctcGTTCCGCCCTTCCTTCGAAACTCTAGCATAAACAACGCTAGCTAAACTatatcaattaaaataaaataacaacttaAAAGTGTTAGCTTCACTTTGGCTGCTTCAAATAACGTGTCGAGGAGGAAGGGGGTGGCTGGTGAATGGATGACGGCTTCAGGTTAGAAAGGGGGTCGTCGGTGATGGTGTCCGAGATAAcgacaccagcagcagcagcagcagcagcagcagcagcagctacgCCGGGTGTCATTTCCTGGGCCGAGTTTCGGATTCATTCGCCCGGCAGACGAGCCACACCACACGGGTTCGACTCACTCTGAACTGGTCGCTGTCAGTTCAGGACTACCAACCAAGCCTCCAGcgtacacacgcacacttaCCACTTTCCACCCGGGAAACTGCGCCAAAGTGCGGCCATGCTGTTCCAAAGTGGCCCCGGAACAAGTGCGCTAAAGTCAACGGGCGTCAGAGTGACATGAGGCGCAACACTTGACAGCTTTCTCCTCCTCTTCGCTTTACCGAAGAAGCGTCCGGAACAAACCTAGCCGAGTGACGGTGTCTTACCCGAAATGGAGCCAGGTTCGCTTGCGTGTTCTCGGTGAAGTTAGTTTTGCAGTCCTCGGCTCCACAcagctgctgctcctccaccAGCACCgccgctgctgttgctgctgctgctgctgctgctgacgtgACTGCGATAACGCTACATTTGCATACTAGTGACCTCCTCCCTGATTGGTCGTCCGACGGAGCGTTCGCTTCAATTTGGACCCGTTTAAAAACCAGTTCCCCCGGTCTGGGAGACAGCGAGGCGCGCGGCACCGCCCACAGCCATGCACAGGAAAGCGGTTGATTCAATCATGGATTGGCGGCCAAAGTCCTGTGCTTGATGACACGGGCGCATATAAAATGGCCGCGTTAGGAGCCAAAGCCAATCCGGAGAGCTTTTACTTTGGCGGTACAAGTCAGTCCTCCATGCAAAACATGTCAGAAAGGACCTGAGAGAGCATAATTCACCATGAGAATATACGGACCTCTAGTGGACTGATTGAGGTATTACACCGTTAAAGCCACTGTTTTACGGAACTTCGTAAAAACGCTCGTCAAAGACCCTTTTGTAACAGGGGTGCTACACTGTTTTTAGGCAAATTAATCAAAGAtgctctaaatgacaggagcactactgtttttaaggacctactgcaaaagaaTCTAGCCAAATATCCTCTGCTTTTAAGGAtcgactgtaaaaaaaatacaagtcaaagatcctctataaccACAGGATCGCGCTGTTGTTTTTGAGGAactactgccaaaaaaaaaaaaaaaaaaaactctacatGACCGAGCACAGCTATTtgtaaggatctactgcaaaaagtgGGCTCCTGTTTTTACGGACTTTCTGCAAAAcattgtcaaagatcctctatatgtcaaaagtgctctgctgttgttAAGGATCTACTGTCAAAAACCATTGTCAATGATCCTCTTATCacaacaggagtgctctgctgttttcaaagacctactgtaaaaaaaatctaatcaaagTTCCTCTGCAACaggagcactgctgtttttaaggatccacTGTCAAAACAGCAAATCAAAGAATCTTTACATGATAGGAgtggtctgctgtttttaacgaCCTACTGCTAAATCATTAAGTCATAGATTATAAatcaggagcgctctgctgtttttaaggatattctgtttaaaaaaaaaacttgtcaatGATCCTTGATTACaacaagagtgctctgctggttttaaggacctactgcaaaaaaatctAGTCAAATATTCTCTTCGACAggagcgctgctgtttttaaggatctaaaGTCAAAAACACAAGGCAAGGATCGCCTCTTACGTCAGGGGtactctgctgcttttaaggatGTACTGCAAAACAGCAAATCAAAGAATCTTTACTTGACAGGAgtggtctgctgtttttaagcacttactgcaaaaaATCTAGTGaaacaaaatcctcaacaggagcactgctgtttttcaggaccaACTGCCAAAACAACACTCGTCAAAAGATCCTCTATTAGAGGAGTGTCCTGCTGTTTtaaggaatctgctgcaaagaaCGTTTGTTGCTCCCAAACTTACAGCCGATTAGTACTACTAAAAGATTGCCATGAAGGGAAATCTGAAGACTGGCATTGTAAAACACCTTCTATGAAAAGTGATAAAACAGAAGACTGTATTAAATCAATCTTTTATTGTCATGAACAGAAAAGCATTGATAGATCTATGCAATAATGTCATTCACACACAACGCAAAGGGTCTGTGGTGAACAGAAGTCCAATAAAATAGTTTGATTAAGATGGGAGGCTAAATGGCAGCAACATATTTGTCCTTTCACAGCGACTATAAATAGATCCAGCAGCTTTTAGCACCATCTATTAATATTCTTAAACCAGTCATACAGTTAATTAATCTGGAACAGTGGGGAAAAACATCAACGAAGGTGATTATCCTTTGGAGCCATGGGTGAATTGTGTGCCAACGGACTGAAAATGGGCAATAAATCAGATTGCAATCTTTACTGGGAAAATCTTTCAAGACATCCCATCTCCTCAAATCAAACCTTGAACACAGCAACCGTTATTTACGTAACTTACCCTTCAATAAATGAtcaccaattaaaaaaaaaaaaaaagataaaatgctAATTTACTTCTAGAGAATATTTAAAACCATTCCGCAATATATTATGAACCGTAAGACAATGCTTTgcacatcattaaaaataaaccCAATTGGtaagaaaacaatacaaacagcgCCAAGATTGACAGATTGGAGGTCTTCAACCCAGCTGTGATTGACATTCCTGGTCTGATGAGTAGAACAGTCCTGAGCCAGAGCGTGAGCATGTCATCCACTGCACTCACATCTATGAGAGAAGACTCTTTGATTTTACTTGGAGACATCCATTCGTCATTTTACTTAGAAACTTTGTTTTCCTTACGCTAAAGCTGTTGGCGGGCTAAACTTTTAAAGCTgagcaataaaaacaacaaatgttctTTTTCCTTCTCTTGAGGACTCCAGCTCACAAACATTGATTGGGGGAGGCAAAAGTGGCGTGGCTAGTGGTGTAGGTGcttccctctagtggccgtGTGCAGGTTCAGCTCGGAGGGGGACTGTCGTCTTTGCTGAAGGGCTGCGTTGATCCCGGTTTGACCCAGGACAGGCCTGAGCCCTGCGTTCCCTTGTGGTGATCCTCAGGTCGTCTCTAGAGGAAATCGGTCACGTAAAAAAGGTGTCTGGCTAAAGAATACATCTTTCTCTGCTAGAAAAATCAGTTGGTGGATTTGTAAACTTGGGTTGCGTTCTGTGCTCGGTTGTTTTTATACAGTAGGAAAAAAATCCCAGACAATAAAAATGCATCACAAACAATGTGAGTGCTTATTGGTTGCAAgaacataaacaggtaggtttaCAGTAAGGACTAATAAGTAAAACAACACGACTCAACTTATACCGTATTGAGCTATATTTAAGATGCCCcctaatataagacaacccctcttTCACAAAACctttatttggaaaaataatgaagaaaaaaagcttcTTAACGGTAGTTTGACCATTATGTTAAACGTTAACATAATTCCtccctaggcctgtcacgataatcgataaattgattaatcgaacgattgaaatttttttaaaaaaaaaaacacgctcaTTTTCATTGGGGCTACagcggaatgaacagagagtgaaccctcctgtcgtcTCCTCCCCTCTTTGTCCCTGTACGTGGAGGTGCGGCTGCCTTGGCTAGCAGTACATTAGCCTCATGAGCcggcatatgctaacatgaatggtGGCACAAAAGCAATcgtttctaaggcgaatgccacatcCCCGGTGTGGgaacatttcggttttaaacagaatgaacacggtgaactgggatgtcgcatttgttcaaaagtagtgacgaggaagcagggcaatacgaccaacttgtatgcacacctgaaaccaaggtggagAGGAGCCTTCGTCTGGACAGTCAGTGTCGCTTGCTACATTGCcaaagaaatgcaacatttccagaaatgttaaaaatgtttgacagacaaacaccaattcctAAACGGTATAACCCAGCGAAaaaagacgtgttgaaggacatcagaaacatattTGAGTCGGCCACCACGGACATGTGGGCCAGCTCAAAAATGAATCCCtacattaatttaacaatacgtTTCATaactgcacgtgtgtgtgctctttttattggagtgggttttttttcttaaaagagACAtggttttttggttgtttatgttgtttgtttaatttaaaagctcttgacattccaattacaatgttaaatgctcttcagaaattaaagtttactgcttttgataccatgtactctcattattatgtcgcataattaatgaaaagaatggtctcaaaaaaatgtcaataatattgattatcgaCAAAAATTTGTAGGACATTTATCGACCAGATAAAATTTGCCTACTCCTCTCTGTTTGCCAACTTGCTAACAACCTCCAGGTCactggtctgtgtgtgtgtgtgtgtgtgtgtgacaggatgaaaagctctgactcgcttggggaTTAAGTTGTTCAACGCCACCTGTGTGCATGTATCAATCTCTAGActgcaaatataagacaactcaTGACCTGTTTTTCCCTTAGGGGGAGGGAAATAGCGTCTTATATTTGTGTCAACAGGGAAATTGCATGGATGATCTCACTGGCTGCAGTATACCAACCAATAGACACGTGCACTTCATGCAAGGCATTATCAgaacaacatgctaaccgcttaTGTGCTAAACCAAAGAGGTGTTTGCCAAGTCAATGAATGGTCTCATCATTTTCTGTCCTACTTATAGTTgtgtcaaaataatttattgggGTCAAACCTGATGTGGGTCGGAACGGACAGGGATCGGGTAACATGTTTTGCTTCGCACAATTTTATCATAATTGGAACAAAAGTTGCCAAGTAAAAAGCAAAAGCATTAATGAACCGCATTTGTGACATATTGCATCATGACAAGCACATTTTCCGAACAAAAATGCACAGATTGAGACACCAAATGAGGCACACCAGCACAGCAGTCCTCAGCTACCACAGCCCAACAAGATACCGACTTCGAAGCAACTTACTTTGTATGTGAACATTCGCTCTTTTGCCTCCTCATGAACAGCTGGATTCCATGGAGAAAAGCTGCAGCAGAAACGGCATCATTCATCCCGTACACAAAAAGGTGAAATAAGATGATTACCTTATTGCGTAGGGATCGTCTATCTTGGGCTGGTCAAACAGACGGCTGTTGCATAGTTTCACACTGTCCACCACTTTGCTCTTAAACAACTGCACATCTTTCTCATAGCTGAGGGGACAACAGTTGTGAGAACTTGGATGCAAAGGATGCATACGTAAAATCATTCATAAAGCAAACAACCAAAAATATAATCGGAAATATGGAacaactcccccccccccccccccccccaagttgGCCAAACTGGTGTAATTATTCAATACATCCAACGCTCACAACTCCAACAATTAGTGGCACGTAGCTAAAACTTAAAAGGGTCACTGACgtattttttcaactttgctaaAATAtcttctatattgtttgtaattatgttctacgttgttcgtttttttttaagtgaactttaaattattaaaaataaaatttttgtaCGTGCCGGCCGCCATTTTTGGTCTGAACTTCTTAGACAAGGGGTGTTTCCCAAAGTGACGCCAGCGAAGGCGCAGCTCTCATCTTAGGCAgcgtaaacaaacatgagagaagagacagagacagacatTTGCAGTGATTATAGAAAAgcattatagcaaagatttgagcgatgtgtcattAGTTTGAGGAGAAAGAAACATATCGCTTTGAAAGTACGTTTTATAAACACATAATGTTACgctataaaaatatgtaaataagacatgttaCTGTGGTCTGCGGCAACTTTGACGCCTTTCTCCTCCTCTAGTGTTGTTGCTAGCttcctagcatccaaaatgcACTTATACCATActtgtaaaggtgtttcttTATCGCAGTCTTCGGTGAAATGAATACAATGCGGTGGTCCATATCACACATACCGAAATTAGTACTTGCTCCGTTCTAATGACAGCCATAGCTCCACCCGGTGCTGCTCACAACAAAGCACTTTCCTCGGCGGCCACGGCGGGTGGCTATCGTACTTGCTTTGTTCATTGTAGTCTTTGTTCAACagtcgtcttttggaaaagtaTCACCCGGACACTGAACAGtcagcagcagcacaacattTAGGCATGACTactgttttgatgaaaaatatacagaaCGAAGTCAACACACCAACTCTAGTGTTTGTTTGCCAAGATGAGAGGCGTCCCTATTTTGATGTCAATTGGGAAACGCCCACATTCCAAGACGGAATTCAGAAGAATTTCCCACCAacgttgcttaaatatgttatgcaTCGTTTGTAATTATGTCCTACGTTGTTCGTTTTTTGATAGTGAACATTAAATcgtaaatattacatttttgtacatgGTGGGCGCCATTCTGAATTTTCTGTGCGGGGCGTTTCCGGACGTGACGTCAGTGAAGTCGCAGCTCTCAGTTTACGCCTCGTGAACAACCCTTAGAGGCAGTTCGTCGACTTCCTTCGGAATATTTCTCATCAAAAtcgtagtcatgccaaaacgttgTGCTGCCGCTGGCTGTTCAAAGTGCCCGAGTGATACTGTCAGTTTTTCTTTCCCAAAAAGACAAAAGGTTTAATGACGCAAGTCAATGGACCACCGCCTTGCATTtatttcactgaagactgctatgaagAAACACCCTTTAccagaagcatttggcttgaaagtacggtataaaggcattttggatgctaggatGCTATGCTACACAAGACAAAAGGAGGAGAATGtagtcaaagttgccacagaacactgcaagtcatgtcttatttacatattggATTCTAAACACTTTGCCACCATCGAGacaagcattatacatgttataaaacattttcacaGCGATAGTGAGAATAacatgcatagaaaatggttggatgttGACAGTATGTTGGCGGCTGCAAAAtacacactaaaaaaaaaaaggctataaagaaccctttacgctcattaagaagcagatttaaaacaataactgaAGGTTAAACGACTCCAAGgtcatttacacttaccattctctTCATCTCCACGTCTTTTCCCTCATCAGACTAGTGTGATCGTCAGTGGTTCGAATAAAAACGGCTTAATACCCTGTTCTGCAAGttatctccagatgtttcttgcTCCTCAAAAACTATGGGCACATTGCTCAAATCCTCGCGACAATgaatgtaaacatcctctgccTGTATGCCACTATGTCCGTTTACATGTGAATGTGCCTTCACCCACGTTACTTCCGGAAATGACCCTTTTCTGGGCAGATCATTCAGAATGGCGCCCGCcacgtacaaaaatgtaatttaagaaTTTAACATTCGCTTTCATAAAACTAACAACatagaaaataattacaaacaatgtagaacatatttaagcaaagttgaaaaatcacgTCAGTGGCCCTTTACTGatgtgcttttttgtttttttgactgtGAGAGGTTGTTTTTGCTTTCAGAGGTGATGATTTTGGACACTCACAGCACAGCAGCTTCTGGGTTGAGGGGTTCTGTGGTGTGGATCTTGTAGAAAATTGTACGTGCATACATGAGGACCTGCCAGATGTGGTTGTGATTCCGTCTGCAAAGAACACATGATAAGGAAGATGTGTGTTGGCTATGTCGTATAAAGTGCATAGGAATAAAAAGGAGAGAATTACCTCCATTTGGTGAAAGTTCTTTTGACATCAAGTTCGCCAGAAACTGGGTCGACGAGCGGGTGGAAGACTGGCATGTCAAACACTAATTTCTGTAATACAGCATTGAAACAATATTATATTAAGACCATCCtactgaaaatgtacaagagtTGAATTCACGAACATTTATTGTTGAAGTGCAGTTGAACCCTGACTTCAGTTAAGCGAGCATCAAATGATTAACTTGATTAACTGAGCTTTTGCTTTTTCAAGACACTTACACGAAAAGAAGCCTCAACAAGAGTGGTTAAAAGTAGTTTATGGTGAAAATGCACCATGAGCTACTTGCCATCAAGGCAGacagtttttatattttacagtggctgacttcaagattcaagagattcaagattcaagagagtgttattgtcatgtgcatagtacaacagcagttataccatgcaatgaaaatcttattctgttcattctcccaagaaaagaaagaaaacaaatgaaagaataagaacataagaaacataaacacataaacataaataccaataaattagcAATGGATTAACATTAAGATCAATTGCTTTGGTATGGAATGGGGCCCGACCAATTAATCAGCCGATTACAGCCATTAGAGAAGAAACTGGTAAACGTAATTAATTCCACAAGATGGCTGCACCTGCATTTGCGGCATCATGAGTAGtcggcatccagcagctttatctacctctacatGCGCTTTATACACAGCTcatgaatgtgaatgtaaagTATTACTCACTGGACAATCGCCGTCTGGATAGTTATCTGGGATATACACAGTGAATTTGAAGACTCCATCCTGGTATAAGCCATGTCTGATGAATATGACTCCAAACCACACTAAACACAAGGAGACAGAAAATATTAGCATTGAAGGTGCGAGGCGGATAGAGCAACTAATATCCACATCCAACAAACACTCACTGAGCGCTGACTTGTAAGACGGCTGCACATAAATTCCAGGCAGTTTCTGCTTAATCACGAGTGTGCtgcaggtcacatgacagcCAAGTTCAAATcaattcaaaacacaaaaagtggggggaaaaaaaagcatataaCTCTACTCTTTCAGCAGTGACCAAAAGTGATTCCTATGTAGCAACTTACAACTCGGCCAGCAGGGAGTACTCCAAGTAAAATGGTCCGTAGGGCACATGTGGGCTGTTGGCAGAGTGGGCCGGGCTGCCCATGCCTGTGGGCTTAGTGACGGCGGTTGCATTCTTGGGGATGGCTGGAAGCTGCTTCTTGCTGAAGGGCTGCCGGGGCGGGCTGGTCTTCTGCTCCCCCTGTCCGCCTTGGTCCTCGCCATCAGGCCTCTGCAAAATAACACAGCTGACATCTCAGCATGGACGCGCTCAGGGCggggtctacatgtgctttgagCGTCTTCTCAGGTTACGGTGCACCTCATCTAGATGAAGTCAAAGCAAAAGTGTGCTTACATAGGCGAATCGTTTGAGGAAATGGCACTGTAGACATTTACAACTGCACAGAAGGATGCTGGGAACGTACCAGGAAGTTGTCCTGATGATATTCACCATTTAAAAAGGATGTGACTTGTGTCTTTCCTGGCTGTTCAGCACTTAATGGGTTAAGCAATGACCCCAAATGGTGGACTATGTGTCTTACAGCATAGTTTCCTTTGATGATTTTTGGACATTCCCATCCGCGTGCAAACAGAagttgtcccttgctacatcgtggCACGCAcgaacatcgcaccctcactctatcgtgtttttttcacaaagtaatgaattaataaatgatcgccgtTTCGTGGTTTTATTTGAGTTTTAGACAATTTAATACGGG
The sequence above is a segment of the Dunckerocampus dactyliophorus isolate RoL2022-P2 chromosome 3, RoL_Ddac_1.1, whole genome shotgun sequence genome. Coding sequences within it:
- the aktip gene encoding AKT-interacting protein isoform X3, with amino-acid sequence MNPFWSMSANTSRKRPDGEDQGGQGEQKTSPPRQPFSKKQLPAIPKNATAVTKPTGMGSPAHSANSPHVPYGPFYLEYSLLAEFTLVIKQKLPGIYVQPSYKSALMWFGVIFIRHGLYQDGVFKFTVYIPDNYPDGDCPKLVFDMPVFHPLVDPVSGELDVKRTFTKWRRNHNHIWQVLMYARTIFYKIHTTEPLNPEAAVLYEKDVQLFKSKVVDSVKLCNSRLFDQPKIDDPYAISFSPWNPAVHEEAKERMFTYKM
- the aktip gene encoding AKT-interacting protein isoform X1; translated protein: MNPFWSMSANTSRKRPDGEDQGGQGEQKTSPPRQPFSKKQLPAIPKNATAVTKPTGMGSPAHSANSPHVPYGPFYLEYSLLAEFTLVIKQKLPGIYVQPSYKSALMWFGVIFIRHGLYQDGVFKFTVYIPDNYPDGDCPKLVFDMPVFHPLVDPVSGELDVKRTFTKWRRNHNHIWQVLMYARTIFYKIHTTEPLNPEAAVLYEKDVQLFKSKVVDSVKLCNSRLFDQPKIDDPYAISFSPWNPAVHEEAKERMFTYKQATLTVQTKAPLHLGFRDDLRITTRERRAQACPGSNRDQRSPSAKTTVPLRAEPAHGH
- the aktip gene encoding AKT-interacting protein isoform X2, with protein sequence MNPFWSMSANTSRKRPDGEDQGGQGEQKTSPPRQPFSKKQLPAIPKNATAVTKPTGMGSPAHSANSPHVPYGPFYLEYSLLAEFTLVIKQKLPGIYVQPSYKSALMWFGVIFIRHGLYQDGVFKFTVYIPDNYPDGDCPKLVFDMPVFHPLVDPVSGELDVKRTFTKWRRNHNHIWQVLMYARTIFYKIHTTEPLNPEAAVLYEKDVQLFKSKVVDSVKLCNSRLFDQPKIDDPYAISFSPWNPAVHEEAKERMFTYKRRPEDHHKGTQGSGLSWVKPGSTQPFSKDDSPPPS